ATACAAAAATAAGTACTTATCTTCTTACTTTTTCAATACTCATATAACTTTAAAAGATCAATTAATAATTGTAATGGATAATCAGGAGGGATAGGATGGAAGTTAGGGAAGCGATGAATAAAGGCATAATATCAATTGACCCAAATACAAGGCCAATTGATGCATTTGAAAAGATGTACAAAGAAGGAGTAAGACGACTTTTTGTTATGGATAAATCTGAAAATCCCGTGGGTGTAATATCTTATCTTGATCTTGTAGGCATGCTTGGAGCTTTTAAGCCACGTACAACAGTATCTGATAATCTAAAGATTGAAGATATAATGTCAAAAGATATTATAACGATATCTGCAGAAGATAAAATTGAAGATGCTGCAAATTTGATGTTAAGGGCTGATGTATCTGGACTTTTGGTTCTGGAAAA
This genomic window from Methanobacterium veterum contains:
- a CDS encoding CBS domain-containing protein, with protein sequence MEVREAMNKGIISIDPNTRPIDAFEKMYKEGVRRLFVMDKSENPVGVISYLDLVGMLGAFKPRTTVSDNLKIEDIMSKDIITISAEDKIEDAANLMLRADVSGLLVLENEKPAGVITKTDICRLVAAEILVPEY